Below is a genomic region from Candidatus Binataceae bacterium.
TGTCTTGCTGGGTGGCGCCACCGCGCTCCTGCCGGTATATGCGCGCGACATTCTGCACGTTGGCCCCAGCGGCTTGGGGCTGCTGCGTAGCGCGCCGGCGGTGGGCGCCGCGATCGTGGGACTGTCGCTGGGACGACGGCCGCTCAATGGGCGGGCGGGCGCAATCATGTTTGCCGGGGTGGCGTGCTTCGGCCTGGCCACGGTCGTCTTCGGCATTTCCAGCAATTTCGGGCTTTCGCTGGGCGCCCTTGTGGTTCTAGGCGCCTGCGACATGCTCAGCGTTTATGTCCGCGCCACCTTGATCCAGCTTGCCACTCCCGACCCGATGCGCGGGCGGGTCAGCGCGGTCAATCGGGTCTTTGTAGGCGCTTCCAACGAGTTGGGCGGCTTCGAGTCCGGGGTCACGGCGGCTCTTTTCGGCACCGTCCCCGCGGTGGTACTTGGCGGGGTCGGAACCTTGGCCGTGGTGGCAGTGTGGTGGCGGTTATTCCCGACCTTGCGTCAGGTTGACCGCCTAACCGACGTGATGGCCTTTGAGTAGCGCTCAGGCCTCGCGCATCGGCTTGACTCGCCGGCGATAGCGACGGACCGGCACATGGTGGCGGCCGTGGACGATGCGACGACGGTGGTTAATCAAGGCTACTCGGCGCAACGGGCTACCCACCGCGCGGCGGTAAATGTGGACGCTGGCGCGCAGCAGCCGCGGCGTTGGCATTTCTTGTACGGGCGGTTCGGCATCGATGCCGGGGAAATACATCTCGCGATTATTCCATACCTGTAGCGCGGCCAGGAACTCAGCGTAATAATTTTTACTCGCGAAGCCGAAATGCGGCCCCTCATATGTGCGAACGATATCGAATAGATTGCCCCCGTTGGTTGCTTCCACCGCCTGCATCATTCCGCCGGTGCCGTAGTCGTAAGCGGTGATCGCCAAGGGCCAGTCCCCCAGCATATCGTGGTTGTGCGCCAGCAGCTTGGCTGCCGCCTCGGTGGCGCGTTGGGGATCTAGCCGCTCGTCGTTCCAGCGGTTGACTTGGAGATAGCTCTTGGCGGTCGCGCGAGTGAATTGCCACAACCCCAGTGCGCCAGCCTTGGAACGAGCGTCGGGGCGAAAACCCGATTCCACCACCGGCAGCAGGGCCAGCTCTGCAGGCAGGTCGAAGTCTTGGAAGATGTGCTCAATGCGCGGCAGATAGAAGCGTGCGCGCACCAGCGAGGCGCGAAATTGCTCGCGCATCCCCTGCTGCACGCGCAAATTTTGTACCGCCGCTGCGTAATCAGGATGGCGCTGGCTCTTGAACAATGC
It encodes:
- a CDS encoding transglycosylase SLT domain-containing protein, which gives rise to MDRFLARPRACGCLLLAIALLAGAASRVGAAMMHSNFPRPEAIEPNVEFWVDVFTRYSDRDFIVMDRTQVERIYQILHLPGDGPPSWADVDSTNEYLKTKYTEILTRLAAHGAPADFEEKAVAALFKSQRHPDYAAAVQNLRVQQGMREQFRASLVRARFYLPRIEHIFQDFDLPAELALLPVVESGFRPDARSKAGALGLWQFTRATAKSYLQVNRWNDERLDPQRATEAAAKLLAHNHDMLGDWPLAITAYDYGTGGMMQAVEATNGGNLFDIVRTYEGPHFGFASKNYYAEFLAALQVWNNREMYFPGIDAEPPVQEMPTPRLLRASVHIYRRAVGSPLRRVALINHRRRIVHGRHHVPVRRYRRRVKPMREA